The following nucleotide sequence is from Prosthecobacter sp..
CCTCCTTCTATTTGCCGACCGGTTTGATGGAAGGCGGCAAGCACCTCGACATTTCCGGCGGCGGTAATCCCCTGCTCTACCAGCATCTGTTCTGGTTCCTCGCCCATCCTGAGGTTTACGTGCTCATCCTGCCTGCGTTCGCCATTCTCACAGAAGTCATTCCCTGCAATGCCCGCCGTCCGCTGTGGGGCTACAAGTCGATGGTGTACTCCGTGCTGACGCTCGGTTTCCTCAGTTTCCTCGTCTGGGCGCACCACATGTATCTCACCGGCATGGGCACGATGATGTCCACCTACTTCCAGATCACCACGGTGCTCATCTCAGTGCCGTCCGTGGTTCTCCTGACCTGCCTCATGATCTCGCTGTGGGGTGGCTCCATCCGCTTCAACACGCAGATGCTCTTCGCATGTGCTTTCCTGCCCATGTTCGGCATCGGCGGTCTCACCGGTCTGCCGCTGGCCTTCTCGTTCATCGATCTCGCACTGCACGACACCTACTACGTGATCGGCCATTTCCACTACGTTGTCGCCCCCGGCACCATCTTCGCCCTGTTTGCTGGCATCTATCACTGGTTCCCGAAGATCACCGGTCGTTTCATGAGTGACCGGCTCGGCAAATGGCACTTCTGGCCGTCGCTCATCGGCATGAACCTCGTGTTTATGCCCATGATGATCCAGGGCATGGCCGGCTTCCACCGCCGCTGGTATGACGGCGGCAAATACTTCGAAAACACCGCCGGTTTCTCCCACTGGACCACGACTCTGACGCACAAGATCGGCGCCGTCTTCGGCCTCGATATTCCGGACAATATGCTTTCCCTCAACATCGTCATGTCCGTCGGCGCTTTCATTCTCGCCCTCGGCCAGGTGCCCTTCATCTTCAACTTCTGGTTCAGCATCAAAGGCGGCAAAAAAGTTGAAAGCGACAATCCCTGGGATGCCACCACGCTGGACTGGGCCACACCCACGCCGCCGCCGCATGGCAACTTCCTGTTTGATCCGGTCGCTCATCGCGGACCGTACGAGTACAGCCTCCCCGGCCACGTCACCGACTTCTATCCGCAGTGGGAATCTGAACCCGGCAAACCCGAAACCAAACCTGCCGCCGACAAGGTGCTGGCGCATCACTAACCGCGAACTGAGAACCGCGAACCGCGACTACTTCAATGGAAATCCCGTACACAGTCCACGCCCGCCCGGACACCGGCCTCTTCAACGCCAAGATCGGCATCTGGCTCTTCCTCGCCTCGGAAGTCATGCTCTTCGGCGGTTTGTTCTCCGCTTACATCTTCCTCCGCCTCGGTGCGGACTATCCTTGGCCGGTGCATGACCTCGACGTCACCCTCGGCTTCTGGAACACCATCGTTCTGATCGCCTCCTCCGTCACAGTGGTCATGGCTTGGGCCTGCTTGAAGTTGCGCAAGTTCGGCTGGTATCGCATCAACATGGCCATCACGGTGATTTGCGCCGGTGTCTTCATGTTCAACAAGAGCCTCGAATATAGCGCGAAGTTCAAGCACTACGCCGTGAAGCTCACCGACGGCACCATCCTCACCGGCCACATGCCGGAGGATGAGCATGGCCACACTATTCCCTACACCGTGAAGTTCGGCGACGTGACCGAACTTTCCCTCGGCATTCCGGTGAGGCAAAGCGCTGTCACGGCTGATCCGGTGGATCATGTGCTGCCATACGTCGAAGGCGAGGCACCCAAGTTTAAAACTGAGGACGGCAAGGAAATCACCCTCGACAAGGCCGCGTTCGCCGAACTCCGCGCCGCAGCGATTGCCAAGGCCAAAGCTGACAAGAAAGACACCGCCACGGTGAAGCTCACCGCCACGGCTCCGTTCAAAGTCGCCGCCAGACCCTCGGAAATCTTCGGCTACACCGCCACCACCATCACTTTCCGTGACGGCACCACAGCCACCGGCAAGCTCATCGACGACAAGATGACCCTCGAAGTCGATGGCATCGACACACGCGGAGTCGCGCAGCCTGAGAAGTCACTGGCCTTCGATCACCGCTATCTCGCCAACTGGCAGAAGGCTTTCGTCGCCAACCGTGACCATCACGTCTCCGAGTTCGAGCACAAGTACCCCACGCGTGACAAGGCCAGATCCGCCACGCTTCAGAAAGAGTCG
It contains:
- a CDS encoding cytochrome c oxidase subunit 3, with the protein product MEIPYTVHARPDTGLFNAKIGIWLFLASEVMLFGGLFSAYIFLRLGADYPWPVHDLDVTLGFWNTIVLIASSVTVVMAWACLKLRKFGWYRINMAITVICAGVFMFNKSLEYSAKFKHYAVKLTDGTILTGHMPEDEHGHTIPYTVKFGDVTELSLGIPVRQSAVTADPVDHVLPYVEGEAPKFKTEDGKEITLDKAAFAELRAAAIAKAKADKKDTATVKLTATAPFKVAARPSEIFGYTATTITFRDGTTATGKLIDDKMTLEVDGIDTRGVAQPEKSLAFDHRYLANWQKAFVANRDHHVSEFEHKYPTRDKARSATLQKESLYFKLHSATPPAEGAAHGDKHGAEAHAPAGSHGHGEAHHPTVIIEKKDITFFSNFTPKLNTYYAIYFTLTGLHGAHVVAGALVLLYFLVFDNKRLKKDPEHLANRVEVGGLFWHFVDLVWIFLFPLLYLL
- a CDS encoding cbb3-type cytochrome c oxidase subunit I; protein product: MSAAATSHDHAHDHSHDDHAHGHHEQSFVWKYIFSSDHKTIGIQYGLSGLIFLLFGFFLMLLMRWSIAYPGVPVPAIELIRDIPLIKDLFEAMFGRWLNADGSLNGEIYNMLGAMHGTIMVFFGIVPLGFAAFGNFVMPLQIGTIDMAFPRLNMLSYWFFFISCVLMMYSFFVGTGPVQTGWTMYSPLASTTALGVTSVWSHGHTWWLTAMVFNISASLLGSVNFIATLINLRTKGMAWMKMPFFCWAMFVIGFLLLLAFPPLEVAAILQLSDRVFGSSFYLPTGLMEGGKHLDISGGGNPLLYQHLFWFLAHPEVYVLILPAFAILTEVIPCNARRPLWGYKSMVYSVLTLGFLSFLVWAHHMYLTGMGTMMSTYFQITTVLISVPSVVLLTCLMISLWGGSIRFNTQMLFACAFLPMFGIGGLTGLPLAFSFIDLALHDTYYVIGHFHYVVAPGTIFALFAGIYHWFPKITGRFMSDRLGKWHFWPSLIGMNLVFMPMMIQGMAGFHRRWYDGGKYFENTAGFSHWTTTLTHKIGAVFGLDIPDNMLSLNIVMSVGAFILALGQVPFIFNFWFSIKGGKKVESDNPWDATTLDWATPTPPPHGNFLFDPVAHRGPYEYSLPGHVTDFYPQWESEPGKPETKPAADKVLAHH